The following proteins come from a genomic window of Gossypium raimondii isolate GPD5lz chromosome 5, ASM2569854v1, whole genome shotgun sequence:
- the LOC105769847 gene encoding uncharacterized protein LOC105769847 isoform X1 — protein sequence MKKMGTEGKHVSVEHELGGGPSQRTTPVQQVDDSTGITEETTRSHHWRRSNLSLELPSRTFEDSSQESVIIKMPPTPSLTPRKVNFLLTPSPSDARISGSPGPSTSRGKSSLKSLLPKLSFKQRNVNSDIEKAAIFAPESSSTSLREKPSIARTLSLSKIFTPRIKRTASLPVVTQIANANLEPTSSGSLGGSVNSSRKGNVLQISRSFSVPLNDKEGTTLRRMDSFFRVVPSTPRVKEGEISSNASVGPDAENGNPDGEDIPEDEAVCRICLVELCEGGETLKMECSCKGELALAHKDCAVKWFSIKGNKTCDVCKQEVQNLPVTLLRIQSIRARNGALQADAQGYRVWQEVPVLVIVSMLAYFCFLEQLLVGKMGTGAIAISLPFSCVLGLLSSMTSSTMVQRRFVWVYASIQFALVVFFAHIFYSLVKVQSILSILLATFSGFGIAMSGSSIIVEILRWRRRWQAWWQQRHRSQTTTHPPIQSPRAVNSPQTHRSPNVSQQNAETFTGI from the exons atgaaaaaaatggggACTGAAGGGAAACATGTGTCTGTGGAACATGAACTTGGAGGTGGTCCAAGCCAGAGAACTACTCCAGTTCAACAG GTTGATGATTCAACAGGAATAACCGAGGAAACAACTCGTTCTCATCATTGGAGGCGAAGCAATCTCTCTCTAGAGTTACCCTCGAGAACTTTTGAAGACTCCTCTCAAGAGTCTGTCATAATAAAGATGCCCCCAACGCCGAGTCTGACTCCCAGGAAAGTGAATTTTCTCTTGACACCGAGTCCATCTGATGCAAGAATTAGTGGATCCCCAGGTCCCTCCACATCTAGAGGCAAATCATCCTTGAAGAGTCTCTTGCCAAAACTAAGCTTCAAGCAGAGAAATGTTAATTCAGATATCGAAAAGGCTGCAATCTTTGCGCCTGAATCTTCTTCTACTTCACTAAGAGAGAAGCCCTCCATTGCAAGGACATTGTCACTTTCAAAGATTTTTACTCCTAGGATAAAAAGGACAGCGTCACTACCTGTAGTAACTCAAATTGCAAATGCGAACCTGGAACCTACGAGCAGTGGAAGCCTAGGTGGCTCTGTAAATTCTAGT AGAAAAGGTAATGTGCTGCAGATATCTCGCTCTTTTTCTGTTCCCTTAAATGACAAGGAAGGAACAACATTAAGGAGAATGGATTCATTTTTCCGAGTAGTTCCCTCAACTCCACGAGTAAAGGAAGGAGAAATAAGTTCAAATGCTTCCGTGGGACCTGATGCTG AAAATGGCAATCCTGATGGTGAGGACATACCAGAAGACGAGGCTGTTTGTAGGATTTGTCTGGTTGAATTGTGTGAAGGAGGTGAAACACTGAAGATGGAATGCAGTTGCAAAGGCGAACTTGCTTTGGCACACAAAGACTGTGCCGTGAAATGGTTCAGCATCAAAGGCAACAAAACTTGTGATGTGTGCAAGCAAGAGGTTCAGAATCTACCTGTCACTCTTTTAAGAATACAAAGTATTCGAGCTCGAAACGGTGCTCTTCAGGCTGATGCTCAAGGGTACAG GGTTTGGCAGGAGGTCCCTGTTCTTGTCATTGTCAGCATGCTtgcatatttttgttttcttgagCAGCTTCTG GTCGGAAAAATGGGTACCGGAGCAATTGCTATATCTCTTCCATTTTCGTGTGTGCTTGGCCTCCTTTCTTCCATGACTTCATCAACAATGG TGCAGCGGAGATTTGTCTGGGTTTACGCATCGATTCAATTTGCTTTGGTGGTTTTCTTCgctcatatattttattctttg GTGAAAGTACAGTCAATTCTATCAATTCTCCTGGCAACATTTTCTGGATTTGGTATTGCAATGAGTGGGAGTTCGATCATTGTCGAAATCCTTCGATGGAGAAGAAGGTGGCAGGCTTGGTGGCAGCAGCGACATAGATCGCAAACGACGACTCATCCACCAATCCAATCCCCTAGGGCTGTTAATTCACCTCAGACACACAGAAGTCCTAATGTAAGCCAACAAAATGCAGAAACTTTCACCGGGATCTGA
- the LOC105770630 gene encoding classical arabinogalactan protein 7, whose amino-acid sequence MATFGFLTIAFFLVFELTFATDSPAPAPSLGADTSPLLAPTPVSGSPDSAPLISPVMPASPPAPIAPSPSDLAEGESSSSSSPAPSPGDASDIDHSNINAKESENKTGGGGGLNGGKKAGIVVGVVAAACLVGFGGLVYKKRQDNIRRSQYGYAARREIL is encoded by the coding sequence ATGGCAACTTTTGGATTTCTCACCATTgcttttttcttagtttttgaACTCACCTTCGCCACAGATTCGCCGGCGCCTGCTCCCTCGCTCGGTGCAGACACATCACCGCTACTTGCTCCTACTCCGGTTTCGGGATCTCCGGACTCGGCACCGTTAATCTCACCGGTGATGCCTGCTTCGCCTCCGGCACCAATCGCGCCGTCCCCATCAGATCTGGCAGAAGGAGAGTCATCGTCTTCAAGTTCTCCTGCTCCTTCACCGGGCGATGCCAGTGATATCGACCACAGCAACATCAATGCAAAGGAAAGCGAAAACAAGACTGGTGGTGGCGGAGGACTGAACGGAGGAAAAAAAGCAGGAATCGTGGTGGGAGTGGTGGCAGCGGCGTGTTTGGTTGGCTTCGGTGGATTGGTTTACAAGAAGAGACAAGACAATATCAGGAGATCTCAGTACGGATACGCCGCGAGGAGAGAAATCCTGTGA
- the LOC105770991 gene encoding protein disulfide isomerase-like 1-4: MTSFRCFLVLSLVSFLLLSTVLPSISTNDEQDDEDLRFLEETEGKSVDIASLPHLSDSDDDQFPEDDEEDEDSGSEQETDDPLSDPYKAPQIDEKDVVVLTQGNFSDFIKNNKFGMVEFYAPWCGHCQSLAPEYAAAATEMKGEGVVLAKVDATQEDELAEEYDVEGLPTIYFLVDGKHTLYPAARNKDAIVTWIKKQIGPGIYNVTTLDDAERILTSESEVALGYLNSLVGPESDELTATSKLLDDINFYQTMNPDVAKLFHIDPEVKRPALVLLKKDAEKICHFDGLFVKTAISEFVTSNKLPLVTIFSRESAPSIFESSIKMHLLLFATLNISEKYIPVLQEAAAKLFKGKLISIYVQVDNEESGKPVANFFGVSGNGPTIRAYSGDDAKKFAMNGDVTFNNIKAFAEDFLAGRLKPFYKSDPIPETNNEDVKEVVGDNFDEIVLDESKDVLLEIYAPWCGHCRSLEPTYNKLAQHLRGINSLVIAKMDGTTNEHPKAKSAGFPTMLFFPAGKKSSDPMKVNTGRTVVDFYKFLKEHATIPFKLKKAVLVPKDKPNKTSDSKVREKSSSVSSKEEL; encoded by the exons ATGACGTCGTTTCGGTGCTTTTTAGTTCTCTCCCTCGTTTCCTTCCTCCTCTTGTCTACTGTCCTTCCTTCCATCTCTACAAACGACGAACAAGACGATGAGGACCTCCGTTTCCTCGAAGAAACGGAAGGCAAAAGCGTCGACATTGCTTCACTCCCTCATTTGAGTGACTCAGACGATGACCAATTCCCCGAAGACGACGAAGAAGATGAAGACTCCGGAAGCGAACAAGAGACCGATGACCCCCTTTCGGATCCGTACAAAGCGCCCCAAATCGACGAGAAGGATGTGGTCGTTTTAACGCAAGGAAACTTCAGCGATTTCATCAAGAATAATAAGTTCGGGATGGTTGAGTTCTACGCGCCTTGGTGCGGGCATTGCCAGTCGTTGGCTCCGGAATATGCCGCGGCGGCCACGGAGATGAAAGGAGAAGGAGTTGTGCTGGCCAAGGTGGATGCCACGCAGGAGGATGAGCTAGCAGAAGAGTATGACGTGGAAGGTTTACCTACTATATATTTCCTTGTCGATGGAAAGCACACGCTTTATCCTGCTGCTCGAAACAA GGATGCGATAGTGACCTGGATTAAGAAGCAGATAGGACCTGGTATATACAACGTTACCACACTGGACGATGCTGAACGCATTTTAACATCTGAATCTGAAGTTGCCTTGGGCTACTTGAACTCTTTGGTG GGTCCCGAGAGTGACGAGCTTACTGCCACTTCAAAACTCTTAGACGATATCAACTTCTATCAAACTATGAATCCTGATGTGGCAAAGCTTTTCCACATTGATCCTGAAGTTAAACGCCCCGCTTTGGTCTTACTTAAAAAGGATGCTGAAAAAATATGCCACTTTG ATGGTCTTTTTGTCAAGACTGCAATATCTGAGTTCGTAACTTCCAACAAGCTTCCTTTGGTTACGATATTTAGCAGGGAGAGTGctccttcaatttttgaaagCTCAATTAAGATGCAC CTGTTGTTGTTTGCCACATTAAACATTTCTGAGAAGTATATCCCAGTACTCCAAGAAGCAGCAGCAAAACTTTTCAAGGGAAAG CTTATCTCTATTTATGTGCAAGTGGATAATGAAGAAAGTGGAAAACCTGTTGCAAATTTTTTCGGTGTCAGTGGAAATGGTCCCACA ATCCGTGCATACTCTGGAGATGATGCAAAGAAATTTGCCATGAATGGAGATGTGACATTCAATAACATTAAG GCTTTTGCAGAGGACTTTTTAGCAGGCAGGCTTAAACCTTTCTATAAGTCGGACCCAATTCCTGAAACT AATAACGAGGATGTGAAAGAAGTGGTTGGCGATAACTTCGATGAAATTGTTTTAGACGAGTCCAAGGATGTCCTGCTTGAG ATCTATGCACCTTGGTGTGGCCATTGCCGATCATTGGAACCGACATACAACAAGCTTGCCCAACATCTTCGAGGGATTAACTCTCTGGTTATTGCCAAAATGGACGGGACAACAAATGAACATCCTAAGGCAAAG TCTGCAGGGTTTCCCACGATGCTGTTCTTCCCGGCGGGAAAAAAGAGTTCTGATCCT ATGAAAGTGAACACAGGACGCACTGTCGTGGATTTTTATAAGTTCCTGAAGGAACATGCTACAATCCCATTTAAGCTCAAAAAAGCAGTTTTAGTTCCAAAAGACAAACCAAACAAGACTTCAGATTCCAAGGTGAGGGAGAAGAGCAGCAGTGTGAGTTCGAAGGAGGAGTTGTGA
- the LOC105769847 gene encoding uncharacterized protein LOC105769847 isoform X2, with protein sequence MKKMGTEGKHVSVEHELGGGPSQRTTPVQQVDDSTGITEETTRSHHWRRSNLSLELPSRTFEDSSQESVIIKMPPTPSLTPRKVNFLLTPSPSDARISGSPGPSTSRGKSSLKSLLPKLSFKQRNVNSDIEKAAIFAPESSSTSLREKPSIARTLSLSKIFTPRIKRTASLPVVTQIANANLEPTSSGSLGGSVNSSRKGNVLQISRSFSVPLNDKEGTTLRRMDSFFRVVPSTPRVKEGEISSNASVGPDAENGNPDGEDIPEDEAVCRICLVELCEGGETLKMECSCKGELALAHKDCAVKWFSIKGNKTCDVCKQEVQNLPVTLLRIQSIRARNGALQADAQGVWQEVPVLVIVSMLAYFCFLEQLLVGKMGTGAIAISLPFSCVLGLLSSMTSSTMVQRRFVWVYASIQFALVVFFAHIFYSLVKVQSILSILLATFSGFGIAMSGSSIIVEILRWRRRWQAWWQQRHRSQTTTHPPIQSPRAVNSPQTHRSPNVSQQNAETFTGI encoded by the exons atgaaaaaaatggggACTGAAGGGAAACATGTGTCTGTGGAACATGAACTTGGAGGTGGTCCAAGCCAGAGAACTACTCCAGTTCAACAG GTTGATGATTCAACAGGAATAACCGAGGAAACAACTCGTTCTCATCATTGGAGGCGAAGCAATCTCTCTCTAGAGTTACCCTCGAGAACTTTTGAAGACTCCTCTCAAGAGTCTGTCATAATAAAGATGCCCCCAACGCCGAGTCTGACTCCCAGGAAAGTGAATTTTCTCTTGACACCGAGTCCATCTGATGCAAGAATTAGTGGATCCCCAGGTCCCTCCACATCTAGAGGCAAATCATCCTTGAAGAGTCTCTTGCCAAAACTAAGCTTCAAGCAGAGAAATGTTAATTCAGATATCGAAAAGGCTGCAATCTTTGCGCCTGAATCTTCTTCTACTTCACTAAGAGAGAAGCCCTCCATTGCAAGGACATTGTCACTTTCAAAGATTTTTACTCCTAGGATAAAAAGGACAGCGTCACTACCTGTAGTAACTCAAATTGCAAATGCGAACCTGGAACCTACGAGCAGTGGAAGCCTAGGTGGCTCTGTAAATTCTAGT AGAAAAGGTAATGTGCTGCAGATATCTCGCTCTTTTTCTGTTCCCTTAAATGACAAGGAAGGAACAACATTAAGGAGAATGGATTCATTTTTCCGAGTAGTTCCCTCAACTCCACGAGTAAAGGAAGGAGAAATAAGTTCAAATGCTTCCGTGGGACCTGATGCTG AAAATGGCAATCCTGATGGTGAGGACATACCAGAAGACGAGGCTGTTTGTAGGATTTGTCTGGTTGAATTGTGTGAAGGAGGTGAAACACTGAAGATGGAATGCAGTTGCAAAGGCGAACTTGCTTTGGCACACAAAGACTGTGCCGTGAAATGGTTCAGCATCAAAGGCAACAAAACTTGTGATGTGTGCAAGCAAGAGGTTCAGAATCTACCTGTCACTCTTTTAAGAATACAAAGTATTCGAGCTCGAAACGGTGCTCTTCAGGCTGATGCTCAAGG GGTTTGGCAGGAGGTCCCTGTTCTTGTCATTGTCAGCATGCTtgcatatttttgttttcttgagCAGCTTCTG GTCGGAAAAATGGGTACCGGAGCAATTGCTATATCTCTTCCATTTTCGTGTGTGCTTGGCCTCCTTTCTTCCATGACTTCATCAACAATGG TGCAGCGGAGATTTGTCTGGGTTTACGCATCGATTCAATTTGCTTTGGTGGTTTTCTTCgctcatatattttattctttg GTGAAAGTACAGTCAATTCTATCAATTCTCCTGGCAACATTTTCTGGATTTGGTATTGCAATGAGTGGGAGTTCGATCATTGTCGAAATCCTTCGATGGAGAAGAAGGTGGCAGGCTTGGTGGCAGCAGCGACATAGATCGCAAACGACGACTCATCCACCAATCCAATCCCCTAGGGCTGTTAATTCACCTCAGACACACAGAAGTCCTAATGTAAGCCAACAAAATGCAGAAACTTTCACCGGGATCTGA